ATATCTCCCTATCGGGTCAATTGTTCGTTTCCCACGGATAACATTCATCATcctttagaccaaaaaaaaaacattcatcatCCTTCGtcataattttattagttgctattctctttaaaataaataataaattcgcgtagatataatttatttattttttaaaaactttatttttttaccacGAACATTACCTTTTTACTTAAAATCTATGAATCTACCAATACATTTAGAGTCTCACCTTTCAAaaggtattaaaaaaaaaagtcttaccTTTCAAAAGGTATTAAAAAAAAGTCTTACCTTTCAAATATAGTGTTCATGTACTATTCACATAGTTTCGCATGAGCTtcgtatattttgttttctattcgCATAGGTTGttccaatttgtttttttagaaaTGGCCATAGATAGTAAAGcgtaataataattaatattaaaagcaATTAGTACCGCATCGTCTAAACACATGAGTCGGATCGTACCATCTTGGCTACTCATTTAGATAGCATCCTTAATTCTAAAGGTAAATAAATACAACGGTTAATTGATTAGGACGAAGCTTAATTAGACTTGGCCAAAGGAGCGAGCGAGATAAGCCAAAGCTCCAACAAGTGGGGCATTAATGTAAGTGGCTGGCTCGGACCGCTGGTAGTCTGACCGTTCATCAGGAAACTGGTCGTTCTGGTCCGGACCACCGACGACTGCACCGGTTAGATCGTTGGGATTAGGAGATTGAGAGTTAAACATGGAGAAGCCATCGTGGCATTGGATCTTGGTCGGGTGGGCTGCAACGGAGGGGAGGGATGAGCCACGGTGGTGTATCCGACGTGGATATTTCGAACCATAACCAACCATGTACGACATTTTCAGTGGGTTGTCCCCAAGTAAATAGTCCACctgccatatatatatatatatatcagttacacttttgtataataaataaatactaatcAATCCTATTTATTTCCAAACGATATCGTGTcaaattttgtttggtttcgGTTTGAGTTTGATTATAATGTGCAAATGCAAATATATCGTAAAGGCATGTAGTGTAACACATTAATTTTAAGACCGAACCTGATTCTTGGCAATGGAGCGTAAGCGGGCGGGGGTGACGACGGAGCCACCACAGTAAACGACGGTGCGAGCAGATGTCAAGTATTTGGCGTAGGTCAAGAGCAAGAACGATGTTGACGTCACGTATTGCATGTTGCTCCCACTCATCTTGAACAACAGCCCACCTATACATACAAGCAAATACATTACACTCTTCCATAAATTTGGTAGAGAACCCAATTATTACTACGCACTGTTTGAAAAGAAGATGGTTATTAAGTCATCATAGTTAACgaaatgaaaacaaatacaCACAACCCATTAATTGTAGCCTTGACTCCGGAGAGAGAAAGAGTAATAAACGAGAATGAAGAGTTAATTTGTAATATACCTGGGGTGTATTGGGAAGAGGAAAATGGAGCTCCAGGTATAACAGAGCAAATGAAACTATCAGCATGCTCTTTGTACTCTTCAAGTGCTTTCACGTTCTGAATCAGAAACTCCTAGggaaaatcaaaaatcaaatggttaaatattttgaatcatATCATAAATGACCTAGCAAAAAATAAGTGTAtctttcttttataaccttCGAGAGAAGAATTCTGGCACCAACGTGCTTATTATCCCAGCTAAACATGTTATCAAACTCATCAGCCCCAAGGTTTCGCCCATTAGTTTGGACGTAACTGAGATATATTGGGTTACTTGTTGCTTTGTATAACCAAGCAGCTCCCCATAACAACTCATCCTGACCAACAAAACATTAAATTGATTTCAGACTTTTTTTTGGATTAACGTTTAAGTTTTAGAAAGACCCAATATAAAAAAGGTTGTACCTGATATCCAGAGTAAGAACAGTAGAATGGACAAACTTCTGGCTTTAGACCTGCACTGTAGGGTCCTCTGTACTTGTCCGCAAATGTAAAAACCTTAAAAACCCATTAAACGCAATTGAATCAATGCTCAGATTTATGACATTTTgaatagaaaattatttttagtgcACATGGTTATTTAATGTAATAATATGTACAAAAATGTGaggatttttttgttaactttgAATATGAGTATGTTTTTTCCTTTCATTGTTTACCGTAATGGCTCGTTGGAGGAGGAGATTGGAGTAAGAAGGATCACATTGCCGGAAAACAATCGAAGCAGCGGCGAGAGCGGCAGCGATTTCACCGGCGATATCAGAACCAGGATTGTTCTTGTCTACTTTAAACACACTTCTTGGTGTATCCATGTCCTCTGGTCTCTCCCAACAAGCATGGTCCATGTTAGGGTCACCAACCTATATATAACGCTAACATAAACCacttcttcctctgtttctaatagtttattttttttattttaagtggaTATAAATTAACCTGAACATAAATGGTGTCAGGATGTGAAGTGGCTTTGAGGAGAAAGTCAGTGCCCCAACGAACTGCGTCTTCAGCGTTTGGTAACTCAGAGTTCATGAGATCACCAAACTCAATTAAACTCCATGAGAGCATTGTGGTTGTGAATGCCATTGGAAAGCCAAACTTCATGTTGTCCCCTGCATCATAGTATCCTCCCACCAAGTCCACCTACAAAATTAATCTCATTAACCAAAACTAGTACATTCAAATCTGTAACTTTTTCCTCTGTTTTATACATCAATTAAACTCCATAAAGTAGTATATATCTTTTGATGGAGAAATTAAACCTAGAAAATTTTAAGGACAATAACAGAGTTtcaaatataaatgatttttttcctaTGTTTTATACATCAAACCCATAAAAGTAAGGAAAAGTTtcaagaaaatcatgaaaagcTTCAAATTAAAGAAGGTTTTTTCGTCTTATCCGTTTTgtattttgtgaattttaataGGTTTATGACCTATGTTGGTCAAACTAAATAACAATcatggagaaagaaaacaaaccccCACGTCACattttccaaaacaaaaaaataaagtaataaaacaaaagaaggtAGTGTGATTTACGTTGAGGGCAGAGCCATCAGAGAGGCCAGAGTTACTCCTCCAAGTCATCCTCTGGTTTGGAGGAAGCTTTCCGGATCTTTGACCTTCGAAGAAGAGAATGGATTTGGTGAGAGCGTCTTTGTAGTTGTGGTTGTCGAGGTGGTGACGCTGGTGGTGGTGGATGCtacgaagagaagaagaagacggagAGGAGAAGCCACTGGAAAGAAGCAAAAGGAGAACCATAAATGTGGCGATGTGGCGAGAAGAAGAGATAGTAAGAGACATTTTTCTCTCCTCACGTTAAcgaatggagagagagagagaggctttaGGTTAGCAGAAGATGAACAGAGAGGAACTAAAGCTctgtttatatagaaaaatattggcTTACTCTCTCCTCATTTTCCATCTCCTCTCTATTCTAAGCTAAACCGGGTTGGTTAATTATTTTTACTGAGcaactttctttgtttttttgttaaaccgattttttgaaattttgtaatCACTGAATAATGTAGAAAAAACTAGCTTGCTATTCGTTAACACAATCtcgaaattttaaaagttttgtaaCCATTCACCCATACCTGAATTCAGTCAAAACATTTAATTGTTATCATTATGgtaaaacgaaaaaaaataaagaatataaatTCGAATCGACAAGTCAATTTTACGTGGTATGACCAATAGAACAGTAATGAGATATGCATATGCTTTTGTCAGAAGActcaaaaagtaaataaaaagggAGAGAAATGTGGGAGTTGTGGGTCTTGTAAACAAATATTGGTCGATTACGAGAAACATGCAAATGTGGAGGGTTTtctaataatatgtttataaattCGTCATTGTCCGTGCGCTCGGCTCCTTGGGATTGGCCTTGGCCTCAATGATGAGGGGCCAACTTACAAAGTGGATAAGCAATTGCTTTGCTTATTCTTTTAAGTTTCCCTTAAAAATTATAATGCATTCTATTGCATGTACATTGCCTTTTCATAATCTAAAACATATTTTAGCTCacgtagaaaaaaaaacattttagccAACTCTTTATCTCATCCTCAGGACCTCAGCgttcaaaaataaatacataacaCCATTCTTGATAGCTCTATGGTTGAAGTCGGAGGTTTTGTTAAAGGGCTTCGATTTTCAAGTTTAGAAATAACTTCGAGCACATTGACTATTGAGAACAGTGTTTAACGTCAAATGTTTCTACGAAACCCAAATATCATACGTAATATAAGTTTCGCTTAAAAATTAGGGAATAATTGCATGTATATATTGCCTTTTCATAATCTAAAAGCTCACGTAggaaaaaacaaacattttaggCAACTATATCTAATCCCTCAACgttcaaaaataaatacataaaaccATTCTTGATAGCTCATATGGTTGAATTTGGAGGTTTTCTTAAAGGGCTTTTCTTTCCAAGTTTAGAAATAACTTCAACCACGTATGAACAATTGAGAATAATATTTAACGTcaattgtttataaaaaaccCAAATATCATACTTAACGGAGCATGATTAATTCCGATctcttatttgaatttttaattcatgatttgatattttttttgatatttttttacattttttcggTTAAGAGACGTCTCtaatatctcttatttaagaattttagtttttcttagttaaaagctaagaaccgttaAAAACCCCAGTTAAGATACTGGATTAATCATGGCCTAATACACAACGAGCTTTTGTGTTGATAAGAATATGGCTTCCCATTACCATAAGTGTATCATATTAAATGAATCATAATACACACTTATGACCGCTGCTTATGACTTATCAGAAAGAAGTAAAGAAGGATTAATAACGGAGATGTAGCACATGCTGCGTGGATATGGTGATCCTACCTAATATAATAATGCCACACGTTACGTTAGAATAAATTGACCGATGGTGACCTAAAACGCTAGTATACGACCACCTCATTGCGTGGTTGTGGGGTTTTATTGTCATGGACTCGTAATTTTTCTCTAAAAGCCCATGGGCCTCCATGTAACAATCCTAAAAGGACACCTCTTGTACTTTCTTATGACACGTCTCTAGCTGTTTGGTAAGAAAGGCGCCGTTTATTGGTCAATGAGATATCTTAAGATGGGCCCAGCCTCTCACTTTTCTTTCCATTCAAAGGTCTCTCTTGCTTTTCTCGCCGATCAGATTGAAAGACCCATGTCTCTGCTTCCGATGTTAACCGCCTcgttcctcttcctcttctccgtCACTCCGCCGTTCATCACCGCCGCTACAGCCGACGACTTGCCAACGGCGTATTCTCTCCTCCAGAGCTACAACTTCCCCGTCGGAATCCTCCCTAAAGGAGTCTCATCGTACGATCTGGACAAATCCACGGGGAAGTTCCACGCGTACTTCAACAAGTCGTGTAGCTTCGCTCTCCAAGGCTCTTACCAGTTGGATTACAAATCGACAATCTCCGGCGTCATATCGGAGAACAAGCTCACGAAGCTCACCGGCGTGAAGGTGAAGGTTCTCTTCTTGTGGCTCAACATCGTGGAGGTTATCAGGAACGGAGACCAGCTCGAGTTCTCCGTCGGGATCACTTCGGCGAATTTCGCCATCGGAGAGTTTTACGAGTCGCCGCAGTGTGGATGCGGGTTTGATTGCAATGGATTGAAGTTGAAAAGTGAGAGTTTGGGAAGAGGAAACTCTTTTGTCTCTTCGGTCTGAaggaagtttgacttttctttcTTACAGAAAGTCAAACTCTTTGGATGACTTGTTCTTTTACCAATCAGTTGTCAACTTTATGTTTCtgtggttaattttttttttttttatgtttctgtgGTTCtgtttcaatctttttttttggtatccAAGGATCCTAGTTTAGATAAAACCAGCCAATGTGTTGAATGTCCATGATAAATGTTAGatattttgcttattttttaatctttatcAAATGCAACCATGGAATCATTCAAATTGTTTACAAAATCTTTATAGGAGCAGGAAAAATGTTTAAAGTATAGTAGCAAGCAAACGAAATGAAGAAGAGAGTGGGTTAATCTTATTCATCACCAGCTGCATCGTCTTCGATGTTGAAGTATCTTAGCTCATACACATTTCTGTCTTTGTTGGACGCAACCACGCGAAGCCAATCACGGATGTTATACTTCTTCAAGTACTTCTTCGTCAGATACTTCAAGTACCTGATTGTTTAATATCACAAAACACACATATCAAATAGTGGATGATGCAAAATTCAATACTATATTGGTACGCTTGAAGAGCAAGTTAGGGTTTTTGGTAGCTACTTAAATGACTGAGATTGTACAAAACAACAAATATcgaattaatacaaatgtaataaAACTCAGCAAGCTCGTGATGTACCGTTTGGAGAAGTTGGAATCGGCTGTGACGGTGATCTTtcctttattttttgtaatggAAACGGAGTCACCAAGAGCTCCTGGTTTGCCTCCGACCTTTATTCGTTCCTGAAGAAACTTCTCAAGCGTGCTATCTCCATGATCTCATCATCGACTGGTTTGGAGCAGTCAATCACGAACGCTACTCCTTTCTTCCTCGCACTCGACTTCACTGCCACTCCTCGAGCCATCTCTCTCTATGTGACAAAGTGTAGCTCTAGCCTAAACACTGAAAACTTGGCCAAGACGGTAAACGGTTAGAGCTGATCATATAAACGAAGTCCCTAGGGTTTCATTTAGTTGAGAGGTTTTACACATTTATAACCCAATGGGCTTTTGTCCTAATATTGGAGTAATATTTCGGACCAAACTGTTGGGTTTAAGACGAAAACTACATTTTCACAGAGTCAGAGCTGCTAGGGTTTCCTTTAATGTTGTATTTTGCATGGAGATAAATAAGCCTTTTCTTATTGTTGATTTTCTTCCGTTACGACTCAATACTCATATAATAGTTGTCAAGTTGTATATTTCTTCAAGAATAATTCTGTCTTCTTTAATTTATAAGATAACTTTGATATTCCGGATCAACATTGGAGCTGGATTTAGCGTGTTTGACCTAGTTTTGTATAAAAGCCATACTTACTTACGTAATTCCTAGGTGTATTTTGCATTTCATTCACGCAAGAGAATGTTTTCTCGTCGAATCCTATATTCATCTGAGTACTTTATTATACATCGTTCATTGTTGTGCTAAATTGCCTTTTGACAAACTTTTATATTTCTCCTTTTGAAAACGGCTACCCCACTACTGGCCACTGGGTCTAAAAATGTTTACAACCAGTCGAatcgaataaaccaaaaaaaaaaattgaatagtaTATGCAATGGTGTTCCTCTTTACAGGAAGCTTTAGTCTACTTTCTGAAACTTTTTCTCATATTTATGCATTTGGACATGgattatttagattttacaaTAATCACTATATAAATTCTGATATATTTTTTGGCCCAAGATAGCCAGATGAAAGAAATCATGATGTTATTATGTCTTCACATGACCTCGTTATGCAGACATGTAGTAAGATATATGATTCATGCAGCTTTCTAGTATAAACATTTCAAATTACACACCACTTAGATAAAATAAGGTGAAAATGCATATTGTCTTGGCCACTTGAGCATCTACTTTGAAACTTTTGAAAAGCAAAAGAGCATATCCCACTAATTTTGTGTGTAAGCTAGAAAAGAACCACATTCTTTTGAGGAGAATAGGCAATGTAGAGTAAGAAAAagtgtaaaaaataaaattcaaagcAAATTAAATCGtatcaaataagaaaaaatgtaaCTAGAGAAACTGTGGACAATGGTGGGGATTTGTAAGGGAAAATAACCATATACTAATACAAGGGGCCATAAAGTTAACCATAAATTGTATTATCCTTATTGTTATCAAGAAGTTTCTAATTTGACCccaccaagaagaagaaaaacattcaAAGCGTAAGCCCTTTGTCTTTGTGGTGGCATCTTTATCCCATTCCCATATTACACAGTGAATACTAAAGTAAGTATTATATATCTTAAATCATGGAAggttacttattattatatcatGGTATTAAATTTCACAGATTCATTGCTTCTATAAACAGTTACAGTTGTTTTTCAGTTTCATACTAGAAAGCTAGTTGAATATACAGACAGACAAGCTAGTTGAAGACACCCATTTTAGAGGCAACAAATctaaatgtaattatttttaaaggtaAAATATCTCTGAGACTTATAGATCTTCAAAAAACATTAGTGAATAGTATTGGTATTTGCTgtctaaattttataatttttatgacTTCAACCAATCAATAGTTTTAAACTTCGAATCACATATCCACGCGGCATTAAGAATGTCTTCATCAATCAAATTTACAAGTATATATACTTCTTATGGTAACGAGTCTGTCAAATACATtaatgttttacaaaaaaaagaatgttgAATACAATAAACCCAAATAACACCTTTAAACGGAGATATGTTCCCCAAAAAAACATTTGACTTTTGCTttctttatagatttttttataaacaaagtTGTTTTCAGCCGACGTCACcagcttctttcttcttcctctgttcaTAAATACGCCTCTGTTTTTTTCTCATAATAAAAACAACACGAGacgcaagagagagagagagagagagagaagaaaaaacttGTCAGGGTTGTAGTTTTCTTGATCAGATCCTGTTTGTTCAGGGTTGAGTTTGTTGATGGTcatctaaattttataaactttttttgttgattatatTTTAACGCATACACGTTTGGGAGATTGTGAAAATGAAGTTTTGTAAGAAGTATGAGGAGTACATGCAAGaacagaaggagaagaagaatctaCCTGGTGTTGGCTTCAAGAAGCTCAAAAAGATTCTCAAGAAATGCAGAAGAAGAGATCATCTTCCTTCTCGTATTGCTTCAATCAATCAACAACATGGCAACAACTGTCCTCGTGAATGCGCAGGTACCTGTTTCTGACATCATTCTCATGAAATTTTCAGTCTGTGATGTTTTAACTCTTTGTGCAGTTTGTGATGGAACTTTTTTCCCGGAGCTTCAGAAGGAAATGGAGGATGTTGTTGGATGGTTTAACGAGAATGCTCAGAAGCTTCTTGAGTTACATTTAGCTTCTAGTTTCAAAAAATGTCTTACTTGGTTCAAAGGCAAAACGAGCcatcatcttggtttgatccaaGAAGGCCAAGACTTGGTTAACTACGCCCTCATCAACGCCGTCGCCATCAGAAAAATCCTCAAGAAATACGACAAGGTTAGTTATCTGTACAAGATGATCTTTAAACACTTTCTTATATTCAATACTCTCTCGGTttataatatatgatgttttataagttttttgtttttcaaaatataagatgttttaggATTCTAAagttaactttaactttattaaaaGCTGTTCAACCAATTACATTTTACATTTCTTAATAATTAGTTGAATCATTTTTattgtatacttttaataatgttttttaaagaACAATACATTTCTTAATGTTTGTGAATTTAGTCATAACAATATTATGAAACATAGGGAATATGTAATATTTAGTATCTTTCGCCGTGCAGATTCATGAGTCTAGCCAAGGACAAGCGTTTAAGACACAAGTCCAGAAAAGGAGAATAGAGATCCTCCAATCACCATGGCTATGCGAGCTCATGGCGTTTCACATCAACCTGAAAGAATCACAGAAGGAGTCTGGAGCTGTTTTGGCTTCTCCTCCATCACTCTTTGGTGGTTGCTCTTTTATCTTTGATGATGGGAAGCCTTTTCTCTCCTGCGAGCTCTCTGATTCTGTTAAAGTTGACATTGACTTGACTTGTTCAATATGCTTGGTAAGCAACCTTAACATGATTTTAAAGGAATCTCAATGTAGTTGACCTCgtagtaatttaaaataaagaaagtaTCAGCCTATAATGATAAAAGTCTTAGCCCTTGTTGTGTTAACGTGCTGTTCCACTCTTCTCAAGACCAAGTCTGTTTAGTATCTGGTTTGAAAGAATCTTTgtctgaaaataaatattttaaaatttaaaatgttatgaaCAGGACACGGTGTTTGATCCGATATCATTAACCTGCGGTCACATATATTGCTACATGTGTGCTTGTTCTGCTGCATCAGTAAACGTAGTTGATGGCTTGAAAGCCGCAGACCCATCTGAAAAATGCCCGCTTTGCCGTGAGGTTAGTTAGACACATTCTGTCACCAACTTTATTGATATATACTAATCTTCTTGCATGTTTCATGGTCTTAATGAATTTCTCTCATTTTGATGTCAGGTTTGTGTTTATAAAGGTGCTGTTCACTTGGACGAGCTCAGTATCTTACTTAAGAGAAGGTAAATGAACATACAACAAATCTCCTTGTTAGATAGTCTTTGAAACCTGTCTTTTAAGCTTTGAGGGTTACAAAATTTGAAACATTTAATAATGCATGCAGCTGCCAAGAGTATTGGGAAGAAAGGCGTAAAACAGAGAGAGCAGAAAGGTTACAGCAAGCCAAGGAGTATTGGGATTATCAATGTCGAAGCTTCACTGGAATATAACAAGTTGATTTTTGTGGCATCTCAAGTTAGACATCCATACTTAAATATTcttggttttgattgattgtaatctaataaataaaaactcaaaatctcaCGATTGTGATTTGGTTTCTTCTGTGAGTGCGTGTTTTGGCTTATATATAGTGACCATTTGTTTGTGAAAGATTGAAAATTCTTAAGTATtctatgttatttttattaagtttgCATCTGTTAACAGCTCTCAGGAGAAGGATTCATTAtagaaaaaaactttataaagatattgttgtaGTGTTGttacaaaaatgaggagaaGAGTAATCAGCAAGGAACTAGAGCATGGTTCTTATCCTTGTACATGTGATATCTTGTGCATAGCTTCTGTAGTGTTGCAACCGAATGCTGCATCGAGTTTAGCTTTCTGTCTCGGTACATGGACTGGTTCAAACGTGGCCAAGTAGTTAAATCTGGTAGTAGATCATTAGAGAAGTAACTAACGCCACTCTAACGGAGTCGGACAATGAATAGAGTGTAATCCTTATTATAAGCCCATTCAAGGCCTGTTTTAGTCCATCAAATGGTTTTTTTACCttgataaaataaatcattacgCATTAAAGAAAATATGGACTGTTGACACGGTAATTTGTTTTCCCGTTGTGATcaattaattcttttttttcttattggaCAAAAGGAAATATAGTTGTCACAAGTCACAATGCATGATTGATTGTTACCCAGTGAGAAAAATAAGACCGTTACACAGTAGGAAAACTTATTACCGTTTGCTGCATTAATAATTACACGGCCCAATGTTGCGTACTGTTGTCCCTATTTAAAATCGCCTAGAAACGGCGCTTTATTATAGAACTAAAACTGGTTTAACACACCAACCCAGTGATAAAGCTCATGGTTTAACCTCaaactttctttctctctacctTTCTCTTCCTCTATTTTACTCCAGtttctgtaacaaaaaaatGAGCTCAACCATCACCCAGCTGACTCTCTGGTGCCAATCTTTGCTTCATTTAGATTCGATATGAGGAGTGAATACTGGAAAATCATACAGAGATCAGTTTCTAATTCGTTGTGAGTTATTTCCTGTTTTTATTTGGTGTTTATATGAAATGTTA
The window above is part of the Brassica napus cultivar Da-Ae chromosome C8, Da-Ae, whole genome shotgun sequence genome. Proteins encoded here:
- the LOC106369292 gene encoding E3 ubiquitin-protein ligase BAH1, which produces MKFCKKYEEYMQEQKEKKNLPGVGFKKLKKILKKCRRRDHLPSRIASINQQHGNNCPRECAVCDGTFFPELQKEMEDVVGWFNENAQKLLELHLASSFKKCLTWFKGKTSHHLGLIQEGQDLVNYALINAVAIRKILKKYDKIHESSQGQAFKTQVQKRRIEILQSPWLCELMAFHINLKESQKESGAVLASPPSLFGGCSFIFDDGKPFLSCELSDSVKVDIDLTCSICLDTVFDPISLTCGHIYCYMCACSAASVNVVDGLKAADPSEKCPLCREVCVYKGAVHLDELSILLKRSCQEYWEERRKTERAERLQQAKEYWDYQCRSFTGI
- the LOC106369294 gene encoding uncharacterized protein LOC106369294, with the protein product MRYLKMGPASHFSFHSKVSLAFLADQIERPMSLLPMLTASFLFLFSVTPPFITAATADDLPTAYSLLQSYNFPVGILPKGVSSYDLDKSTGKFHAYFNKSCSFALQGSYQLDYKSTISGVISENKLTKLTGVKVKVLFLWLNIVEVIRNGDQLEFSVGITSANFAIGEFYESPQCGCGFDCNGLKLKSESLGRGNSFVSSV
- the LOC106369293 gene encoding endoglucanase 1, encoding MSLTISSSRHIATFMVLLLLLSSGFSSPSSSSLRSIHHHQRHHLDNHNYKDALTKSILFFEGQRSGKLPPNQRMTWRSNSGLSDGSALNVDLVGGYYDAGDNMKFGFPMAFTTTMLSWSLIEFGDLMNSELPNAEDAVRWGTDFLLKATSHPDTIYVQVGDPNMDHACWERPEDMDTPRSVFKVDKNNPGSDIAGEIAAALAAASIVFRQCDPSYSNLLLQRAITVFTFADKYRGPYSAGLKPEVCPFYCSYSGYQDELLWGAAWLYKATSNPIYLSYVQTNGRNLGADEFDNMFSWDNKHVGARILLSKEFLIQNVKALEEYKEHADSFICSVIPGAPFSSSQYTPGGLLFKMSGSNMQYVTSTSFLLLTYAKYLTSARTVVYCGGSVVTPARLRSIAKNQVDYLLGDNPLKMSYMVGYGSKYPRRIHHRGSSLPSVAAHPTKIQCHDGFSMFNSQSPNPNDLTGAVVGGPDQNDQFPDERSDYQRSEPATYINAPLVGALAYLARSFGQV